In Weissella tructae, the DNA window CAGAAATGCGTTGGAAAGAACCCGGAGAACATTTGTCACAAACGATTACAGGTCTAAACCCTGATGAATTAATCATCGCAGTGAAGGTTGTGGCAGATGTTGTGAACTTACCAGGTGAATGGCTAGTTGCGACACAAAGCGGTTTGATTAAGCGTACGCAATTCGCCGATCTTGCGCCACGTAGTAATTACCGTAAGAAAGCAACACCTGTTATCAAGTTAAAGACGGATACTGATTCAGTGGTTGGCCTACAATGGTTTAACCCGAATGAACACACCGCCTCAACGATTGTACTGACATCTTATCAAGGAAATGGTTTGCGCTATGACTTGAGTGAAGTGCCAACAACCGGGGCTCGTACAGCCGGAGTTAAGGCGATGAGTCTTGAGGCCGAAGATGACATGATTACGGGGATGGGGATTGTATCTGAATCTGACACGCAAGCATTAGCGTTGATTACAAATCGTGGTGCCTTTAAGTGGATGGCCATTGATGAATTACCAACGACAAGTCGTGCCCGTAAGGGAGTGGCGATTATGCGTGAGCTAAAGAAGGAACCGCATCGTGTGGTTGCTTCAGCAGTACTTGATCAGAAGGCCCCAAACCCGTTGACGATTGTGACGGGGATGGACAAGGTCTTTACGATTAATCCATTAGATTATCCATTGAACCAACGTTATAGTAACGGAAGTTTTGTGATTGATGCTGCTGTAGATGGAGCGCCAGTCATGATGGATATCATGGTTAATGTACCTGTTTTAAAGGCTTAAAAAGACAAAAATGAAAGAGCGTGACGCTAAGGCGTCATGCTCTTTTTTATTTATTTAAAAGAAAACGTTTTCTTTTTGATAGCATAGTGCTATCAAATGTGCTACAATAGATGTATGGAAGAAAAGAAATACAATGGTTTAATATCATTACGCTTAGACAAAGACTTGCACAAGCGTGTTGCGCAAGCAGCTGAAGCCGATGATCGTAGTGTCAATAACTACATTTCAATGGTGTTAGAACATCAATTGATGCCCAAGGTTGTTTCTAAAGAATCATTCGAACAACGTCAATTCGTTGGTCGTACGATTTCAGGAGACCGCATTACGCCAGAAAACGGACTCGTTCTAGTTGATGGTATTTATTACCGTTATTTGATGGATGGTAATAAAAATGTGGACACCAGTCGTGACTATGTGATTATTGAAGCGAATGGAAACATCTTGGTTTTACGTGAAATGTAGCGTAGAAAGGAGCTTTTATGGCACTTTATGACGTATTAAAGACGTTAATGGAAGATCTCGATTTTGAGTCTGCGGAAGATGTGAGTCGTCCATCTTCTCAGCACCCACGCCCGCAAGCTCGACCAACTGCACCATCAGCATCACGTGTGAATCAAAATCACCGTGGGGCTGTGCAACCAGGGACATCATCTTACATGGCGAAAGATGGTGGATTTGGGAATAATAAAAACGCAAAGAAACAATTTAAGCGACTTCAAAAAGGTGTGACACGTGGTCCTGGAAAGCATCACAGCACCGAAGTGCGTATTGTTGAACAACTAAAGCCTTGGTTAACAGAAGGTGTCCGCAAGCCATAGCCGACTGAATATGACCGAGTAACGACACGAGAAAGAAGTGAGGAATTATAATGCCATTTGGAATTGCAATTGTACCGCAAAATAATGTTGGATTACGTGAAACACTAGGACGTTATACAACAACTGTTGATTCAGGGTTGAAGTTTTATGTACCAATTTTTCAAAAGATTAAGAATGTTAGTCTGGCCATGGAACCACTTCGTTTGCCAAATTACTCAGTGATTACAAAGGACAACGCCGATGTTTCAGCCAGTGTCACGTTGAACTACCATGTGACAGACGCTGTGAAGTACATGTATGAAAACACGGATTCAGTTGAATCTATGGCGCAATTAGTACGTGGACACTTGCGTGATATCATCGGTCGTATGGATTTGAACGAATCATTGGGATCAACAGCCAAGATTAACCAAGAGCTAAGCATTGCAATCGGTGATTTGACAAACACATACGGAATCAACGTTGACCGTATTAACATTGACGAATTGACACCATCACGTGCTATTCAAGAAGCCATGGACAAGCAATTGACTGCTGACCGTGAACGTGTTGCTGCTATTGCAGCAGCCGAAGGACAAGCACGTTCAATCGATTTGACAACTAAGGCTAAGAACGATGCCTTGATTTCAACAGCTCAAGCGGAAGCTAATGCAACAAAGACACGTGCCGATGCTGAATTGTACCGTATTGAAAAGGTACAAGAAGCCTTGAACAACGCGGATGACCGTTACTTCCAAAACCAATCAATTAACGCCTTTATTGAACTAGGAAAGAACCCAGCGAACACAATCGTTGTGCCTAGTGAAAAGGCGGGTGAATTTGGACAAC includes these proteins:
- a CDS encoding SPFH domain-containing protein; this translates as MPFGIAIVPQNNVGLRETLGRYTTTVDSGLKFYVPIFQKIKNVSLAMEPLRLPNYSVITKDNADVSASVTLNYHVTDAVKYMYENTDSVESMAQLVRGHLRDIIGRMDLNESLGSTAKINQELSIAIGDLTNTYGINVDRINIDELTPSRAIQEAMDKQLTADRERVAAIAAAEGQARSIDLTTKAKNDALISTAQAEANATKTRADAELYRIEKVQEALNNADDRYFQNQSINAFIELGKNPANTIVVPSEKAGEFGQLPVVGKMLEQGMKK
- a CDS encoding toxin-antitoxin system HicB family antitoxin, whose protein sequence is MEEKKYNGLISLRLDKDLHKRVAQAAEADDRSVNNYISMVLEHQLMPKVVSKESFEQRQFVGRTISGDRITPENGLVLVDGIYYRYLMDGNKNVDTSRDYVIIEANGNILVLREM